TGGCCTCGCTCTTCCGCGACGCCCCCGCGCTGATGGCGGCCCGGGTCGACGAGCGCGGCACGAAGCGGATCCGCGTCCGGGGGTTCGGCCACCCGCTCGACGAGACCCTGCGCACCGACCTGCTCGACCTCCTGCGGCGCGCCTCGCTGACCCCTCACGGCCCCCGACCCAGCGGCCCGCCGGCCCGGCACGCGCTCCCCACCGAGCCCGTCCACGTGCTGCTGGGCGTGGGTGAGCCCAGCCGGAGCCTGGTCGACCCGCTGCTGCGCGAGGCGGTGCCCCACCTCGTCGTCCGGCTGAGCGAGGGCGCCGCGCTGGTGGGACCGTTCGTGCTGCCCGGGCTGAGCCCCTGCCTGCGCTGCCTCGACGCCCACGTCAGCGAGGACGACCCCGCCTGGACCCTGCTGGTCGAGCAGTACTCCCGGGCGGCCCGCCGCGGCGACCGGGCCGACGGCGTGCCGGAGCCCGTCGACGCCGTCCTCGCCGCGCTGGCGGTCGCCTGGGCCGCGCGCGAGGTCGCGACGTACGCCGAGGGTGGGACGCCGGAGACCCTGGGCGCGACCGTGCGGCTGAGCCCGCGCACGGGCGCGACCACCACCCGGCGCTGGGAGGCCCATCCCCACTGCGGCTGCGCGTGGCGGACCCAGGCGTCCGACGTGCCCGCGCCGCCCCGGGGGGACGACGCGCGACCGGCTCGTTGAACGGTGTTCATCATCTGCCCACCCCCGGGGCAGAATGGCTCCCATGGCCGACCTCCCGCGCAGAGCCGTCACCCGCACGGCCCGCTTGGCCGGTCTCCCCCTCGGGTACGCCGGACGCACGGCCGTCGGCATGGGCAAGCGTCTGGGCGGCGCCCCGGCCGAGGCCGTGCTGACCGAGGTCCAGCAGCGCACCGCCGAACAGCTCTTCCGCACGCTCGGCGACCTCAAGGGCGGGGCCATGAAGTTCGGCCAGGCCCTGTCGATCTTCGAGGGCGCCCTGCCGGAGGAGGTCGCGGCCCCCTACCGCGAGCAGCTGACCAAGCTGCAGGACTCCGCTCCCCCGATGTCGAAGGCGGTCGTGCACCAGCAGCTGGTGCGCGAGCTCGGCGCGGGCTGGAAGCGCAGCATCGTCGAGTTCGACGAGGAGCCCGCCGCGGCCGCCTCGATCGGGCAGGTCCACCGGGGGCGGTGGAAGGACGGCACCGACGTCGCCATCAAGCTGCAGTACCCCGGTGCCGAGCAGGCCCTGCTCTCGGACCTCAAGCAGATCACGCGGCTGGCCCGCACCTTCGGCGGGCTCTTCCCCGGCATCGACGTCCGCGCACTCGCCGAGGAGCTGCGCGACCGGGTCGCCGAGGAGCTCGACTACGCCCTGGAGGCGGAGGCGCAGCAGGTCTTCCACGACGCCCTGCGCGACGACCCGCACTTCGTGGTCCCGCGCCCGATCGCGCACGGCAAGCGGGTCATCGTCAGCGAGTGGATGCCCGGCTCCTCCTCGCTGGCCAAGGTCATCGCCGACGGCACGCAGGAGGAGCGCGACCACTGGGGCGGGCTCTACGCACGCTTCATGTTCGAGGGCCCCGCCCGCACCGGGCTGCTCCACGCCGACCCCCACCCGGGCAACTTCCGTGTGGTGCCCGACCCCGACGGCGGGGCGCCCCGGCTCGGCGTGCTGGACTACGGCGCCGTGGCGCGACTGCCCGAGGGCACGCTGCCCCGCACGCTCGGGCGGCTCATGCGGATCTCGCTGTCCGACGACTACGACGCGATGCTGGCCTTCCTGCGCGACGAGGGCTTCATCAAGCCCCACATCCGGGTGCGGGCCGGTGACCTCGGCGCCTACCTCGGCCCGTTCACCGAGCCGGCCCAGACCGAGACCTTCCGGTTCTCGCGCGACTACATGCGAGCCCAGCTCGTGCGGCTGCAGGACCTCTCGCAGCCGGAGAACCAGGTCGCCTTCCGGCTGAACCTGCCGCCGGAGTACCTCCTCATCCACCGCACCTTCACCGGCGCCGTCGGGGTGCTGTGCCAGCTCGAGGCCGAGGTCGGGTTCCGCCGGGTGCTCGAGGAGTCGATGCCGGGGTTCACCGACCCGGTCTGATCACCAGTGCTCGCGGTCGAGCTTCCCCTCCATCGACCGCAGGTGGGCTCGGGTGCAGGTGTCGCAGTAGCGCAGCACCCGTCCGCGCTCGGTCGAGACCGTCCAGGTCACCGGGGGCACGCCCTCGGGAGCCGCCACGCCGCAGTGGTCGCACGTCGCACCTGCCTCGCTCACCGTTCCACCGTAGACCGCGCGCTGCCCGGTCCGGCGTCCCTCGCAGCGGACGAGGAGGAAAAAGAGAACCGGCCCTGACGATCTCCTCGAGGGAGTCGTCAGGGCCGGTCGGGTGCGACAGGCCGGTCGCCCGGGGGGCAATCCGGTCCGATCGAGGTCACAGGCTCCTCGCGACAGCGACGCGAGCCATGGCCGCGGCGCGCTCCGCGCGACGCGACAGCCGGCGGGCGGTCGTTGCCTGGCGGCCGCGCCGTGCGGCGCGGGCCTCACCCATGCGCTCGGCCATGTAGGCCTGCTGCATCTGCTCGGTGGCGTAGTAGTTCATCTCACTGCTCTTTCTCGAGGTGGTGCCGGATGGTGCGGACAGGTGGTGCGGTGGTGCGGGTGGTGCGGTGGTGCGGTGGTGCGGGTGGTCAGGCGGCGACGGGGTTCTTGCGGGGCCGGCCACGGGGCCGCTTGCGCGGGACGACCACGCCCTGCACGAGCAGCTGGCCTCCCCACACCCCCCAGGGCTCCCGACGCTCGATGGCGCTGGCCAGGC
This DNA window, taken from Nocardioides sp. HDW12B, encodes the following:
- a CDS encoding TOMM precursor leader peptide-binding protein, which encodes MHPLLLPGTHVLRRPDGVFQLGLAPTEAVRLEHEDAGGRLAPVDGSPGLAESPALTARLVAQHAAAADDAHLRRALAPDRPENRWQRHTMASLFRDAPALMAARVDERGTKRIRVRGFGHPLDETLRTDLLDLLRRASLTPHGPRPSGPPARHALPTEPVHVLLGVGEPSRSLVDPLLREAVPHLVVRLSEGAALVGPFVLPGLSPCLRCLDAHVSEDDPAWTLLVEQYSRAARRGDRADGVPEPVDAVLAALAVAWAAREVATYAEGGTPETLGATVRLSPRTGATTTRRWEAHPHCGCAWRTQASDVPAPPRGDDARPAR
- a CDS encoding AarF/ABC1/UbiB kinase family protein, which encodes MADLPRRAVTRTARLAGLPLGYAGRTAVGMGKRLGGAPAEAVLTEVQQRTAEQLFRTLGDLKGGAMKFGQALSIFEGALPEEVAAPYREQLTKLQDSAPPMSKAVVHQQLVRELGAGWKRSIVEFDEEPAAAASIGQVHRGRWKDGTDVAIKLQYPGAEQALLSDLKQITRLARTFGGLFPGIDVRALAEELRDRVAEELDYALEAEAQQVFHDALRDDPHFVVPRPIAHGKRVIVSEWMPGSSSLAKVIADGTQEERDHWGGLYARFMFEGPARTGLLHADPHPGNFRVVPDPDGGAPRLGVLDYGAVARLPEGTLPRTLGRLMRISLSDDYDAMLAFLRDEGFIKPHIRVRAGDLGAYLGPFTEPAQTETFRFSRDYMRAQLVRLQDLSQPENQVAFRLNLPPEYLLIHRTFTGAVGVLCQLEAEVGFRRVLEESMPGFTDPV